TGTCAGCACCTGTTAGTTTCCACAGGTGAGTTCAAACGAGCATCATATGCTTGACATAAAACAATTTACCAACAATTTTGAAGGTGACAGGTGAATAATTTTGCCCGCCCCAtttttttgggctttttttctcctttattttttgttttgatctactgcacataaaagaaataaatacgtGTATACTAtcacatacatttttttttctgttgtttttgaaaattctgttgtttaaaaagatttaatttgCTTCTGCTGTCGGAATTACAAGTTTACAGCACTGGACCTCTCTGTGAACACAGCCATCTGTCTTCACCGAAAGTATGAAGACAGATGGCCATACAGTTTTATACTGCAacaattatatattattattattatgactgTCTTCTCCCCAGAACCATCCTGATGTCTCCTTTTGGCCTCCTCTTCGTTCACCCCCGACCTCTTATGTGCTCATTCTCCTGGAATGGCAGAGACAAAAACCTCTCTCTGCCTAGCGTTGATCATTTAATATTATCCTACTACTGATTTATTTATCTAGTTCGGGACATTCTTTTCAGACTCCCTTTGGCCCAGAAAATATCCTTCTAACCGTTATGTAGTGGGATGTGTAAACATGTAGCAAAAAAGAGAGACCCTCTGTGCTCTATGTCAATTCTCATTATTTCAGTCCAGTCATACCACTGAACGATGTTTTAGACCCTTAAAACACAGAGCGCCAACTCATTTATTAGCACATTGCACGTTgtctatataaaaataataataaaaaacagctttatttaatcATATTAAATCCTAACAATACCAAAACATTTGTAATTGTAACAAATTTCTGGGGTGCCGATAATTTTATTTATGGCTGTACATCAGGactcaaatttaaaatccttacatacaaggtcttgaatactAACACCTTCCATCTTATCTTTGCTTTATTGAAATGTAGGATGTAagccagagccttcagctttcaggcccgtCTTCAGATTTGAAAAAGAGTTACCCTGTTTACTTTAAAGATTAGGCTTAGAACtctcctttttgataaagcatatagttgggCCTGCTTTGAGGTGACTTCTGTTGTAATttggagctaaaaaaaaaataaagcagaacTGAATTGCTGTTCGGTGTCCCTCTAATGTCTCTTTGTATTGGCTGCAAAAAATATGTATGCCAACATATGAAAAAAGCAGATAATAGCTCAGGCAAATAGAAGcactaaacatttttaattacacTGAGCCAACAGTTTAATACAATTAAAATAATGGAATGGAATTTCCTTCATAATAATTACCATGAATAAATTATTTGTGGGTTTacacagaaaataagaaattaGAAAAAATTATATCTCTAAATTTACTGAAATACTTTTTCCTCAAATACATAATGTGATcaaatttaatacatttttttcaatcactgaaaaaaatctatattttttatgttattcAACAAAATAGTTTTACCAAAAATAGCATTTTATTTATGCAAGTTTATGAGCACTTTGATGTTTAAATTCAGTTGCCTGTCATTTCTTGAAACAGTTAAACACAAATTTCTCTTTTCCAGATGACTAGATGTATAAATTTACTGATTTAAAATcttacatttttgttgtttttgttgtttataaTATGTTAGTATCACTGCTGTGACGCTTAAACATCTGCAGAGTGATGATAAGCTTAACAGACTTTCTAAACCAAGGATAAAACAAAGCATAGATCATTGGGTTTAGGAAAGagttaaaataaaaggcaaTGATCACAAAAAATGCAGATGAATCACTGACCACATTTTCTCCAACAAAAAAGTAACAGTAAAATGGACAGAAGCTTGCAAGAAACACAACTACAAGAACCCCCAGAGTCCTGGCCGCTTTCAActcagatttgtttgtttgattcagTGAACGCTGAAATGTTACTGCTCTGACACAAGAGCGCATGGCACGAGCCTGAGACACAGCCACCACAAATATTCTCATATACAGAACAATGATGACAGAAACTGGAACAATAAAAGCTAAGACAAAGTCAATAATCCCTGCAATACTATTGATGACAAGTACACACTCTCCACTGCAGGAATTATACCTGCCTGGTTTAATCAGGATGTCTTTAAGGTAAAGagtaatgtaaaaaatataataaaaccaacacagacaaacactaaGTTTGACTCTCACCACAGTCATTCTGGTGGGATAATGAAGGGGGTCACAAATAGCTACATAGCGGTCAATTGATATAAGAACTATGATTCCTGTTGAAGCACAGGTAATGTTGCCACTCAGATACCAATAGACCGAACATATGAGATCTCCAAGTACCCAGCAGCTTGTGTTTCTAAAGATTTCTAAAGGCATCAACAGGAGGCCAACAAGTAAGTCTGAGACagccagagagaggaggaggatgttagTGGGTGTGTGAAGCTGCCTGCAACAAGAGAGAATATAATACAAATTAATAATGTCAAAATATCTTTAGTGAAAATTCTGTTggttaaatgtgttttactgGTAAGGTTTGATCCAATCTAAGCAActaaaaaattacaatcatgtttaaaacacacaaagaatgGATTTAAATTAAAGATTAAACTGTGATTTCACTTCAAAAGTTCATGTCATGTTTTAAATATTCCAAAATGTCTTTTGTGAAAACATGATTATTCTTAGTCAACAGTCATCTCTTGCACTTTATTCATTCATAGATTTAAATATGagctttcacatttttaaaacttaaacTGTATTTTCAGTAGAAAAGTTAATCTCTGCCTGAAGTGGGAGACAGAGATGATGACCAAGAGGTTCAGAGCAACAGTGATCAGAGAGATGCAGAACAGCACAATGTTCAGCAGCACAGCCTTGGACCAGTGAAGTGTCAGCTTCCTGCAGGAAGTGTTGAGGAGTTGTGGAAAGCAGAGCTCAGCTTCTTTCTCCATCACCAGGCAGCTGCACTGCCCACAGCTTTTTGACTAAGACCTCACACAGAAACAACTTATCTGTTTCTGCTTTCACTCCACCCCCTTAACTGTTCCCGTTTTACGGACTGATGTCCCTCTTTCTCTGTAAACAATCTGTTTCACTTTTACTGTTTCACACTGTCTCAGAGTTGATTCataattttgccattttttgagagattattttgaaattagCTTTTGCATCTGAAACTCTCATTGTTAATCCTTTATGTAAGATACACATCTTTGCAGCCGATTGCTAATTATTAAAAGATTCTGggtctttaaataaatatcgttAGGCATCAAATCTTCTTACCTAAAAATTGTTTAGTCTCAACTATTTTTAACAAATATGTCTAACATGGATATTTTTGAAGCTGCCAGACTTGCCTCCATTGATTATATTGAAGCTGCTATGTGGTCATGTCGTTGGTCATTGCTATGGATTTGTACTTTATGTACATTTCTTACTGGATTCGACATAATGTGGACTGACTATACATTGCGCTTTTTGGTTGTCTTAAATCTCGTCTTCAAAAGACTGACATGAAAACAGCCTGCCTGTCATCTGTTGCACCCCTTCTGTTAATACATTGTGATGACGCTATTGTACCAACATCAGGCAGGGTCTTGGTTCTAAGGGTTGAAAATCCATGGGAAACGTAGCGGGGTTAGTTCTGTAACCTTTCTTGCTAGGTACATGGAATAAACtcagcaaaaaaccaaaaaaaaccctttgaaGACAAGATTTAACAACCTTTACAAGGCTGTGGCTTACATCCTGAAAGGTCCCCCTCCTGTTTTCAGTGCCACTTTCCTCATGAACTAGCAAAGGGACCTTGTACCAAGGACATGCACATGTACACGCACACCACAGGCATGGGCACAAATGGTGGGgtgggtggaggaggaggaacatAATCTACTACTATGGTTGGGGGGGATAGATTAAGTTATTACAGAACCAAGAAGGAGGCAATAGACACAAT
This is a stretch of genomic DNA from Pelmatolapia mariae isolate MD_Pm_ZW linkage group LG16_19, Pm_UMD_F_2, whole genome shotgun sequence. It encodes these proteins:
- the LOC134644547 gene encoding trace amine-associated receptor 13c-like, translated to MAEKERQTGNPRLVEKNVLEKVMGMVERKMEEEKKKMVTFIAGECGGGVVPGAAAGEEWCSELKGGSTGRQSKSCGQCSCLVMEKEAELCFPQLLNTSCRKLTLHWSKAVLLNIVLFCISLITVALNLLVIISVSHFRQLHTPTNILLLSLAVSDLLVGLLLMPLEIFRNTSCWVLGDLICSVYWYLSGNITCASTGIIVLISIDRYVAICDPLHYPTRMTVVRVKLSVCLCWFYYIFYITLYLKDILIKPGRYNSCSGECVLVINSIAGIIDFVLAFIVPVSVIIVLYMRIFVVAVSQARAMRSCVRAVTFQRSLNQTNKSELKAARTLGVLVVVFLASFCPFYCYFFVGENVVSDSSAFFVIIAFYFNSFLNPMIYALFYPWFRKSVKLIITLQMFKRHSSDTNIL